Proteins encoded by one window of Paenibacillus sp. DCT19:
- a CDS encoding CAP domain-containing protein, protein MFNGKRYIRSLLTVPLAGLLLVLFASQQASAAPIDSLLPERSEQEITQKWNEWMSEKDKSVTFTETPSAMAPYIAGKISDASLEHALNAANFYRFLSGLEGDLVLDAALNHQAQHGAVVISTSALSHYPPQPVDMPKDFYDLGAKSASSSNLFAAYSSRGNVAVNSIEAYMDDSDASNIAALGHRRWILSTQLKKTGFGVAYRDNKSYANQFSTMQVFDTSRAEKVNYNYSLYPNKGDFPIEAFKSSQAWSVQLNPDVFAKPSQSNVRVEVVRSSDQRTWVLGANHKNSTDPSGAYFNVNNDSYAYNYAIIFRPDQIQSLKENDTFNIRITGLKKKDGSNAEITYQTRFFSVNKTQPNPGVDPGSQEPDPQDILDNFLVKFQYTADRTLKINGTLLKYANQTFTFQIYGPSPDESHIRTVTVNVDARGRFGLTLPNLSASDLNIYMKVSDDITYLITAAGNSNVTYYIN, encoded by the coding sequence ATGTTTAATGGAAAACGCTACATCCGTTCGTTACTAACAGTACCTCTAGCAGGTCTACTACTCGTTTTGTTTGCATCCCAGCAGGCTTCGGCAGCTCCTATCGACAGTTTGTTACCGGAGCGGAGCGAGCAAGAGATTACTCAGAAGTGGAATGAATGGATGAGTGAGAAAGATAAATCCGTGACATTCACTGAGACACCTTCCGCTATGGCACCTTATATTGCGGGGAAAATTAGTGATGCTTCCTTAGAGCACGCTCTGAATGCAGCTAACTTTTATCGTTTCCTGTCAGGACTCGAGGGGGATCTCGTTCTAGATGCTGCGCTCAATCATCAAGCACAACATGGAGCAGTCGTTATCTCTACATCGGCGCTGTCGCATTATCCGCCTCAACCGGTGGACATGCCAAAGGACTTTTACGACTTAGGTGCCAAGTCGGCATCAAGCTCCAATCTGTTTGCGGCCTACAGCTCCAGAGGAAATGTCGCAGTTAATAGTATTGAGGCTTATATGGATGATTCGGATGCGAGCAACATTGCTGCACTAGGTCATCGCCGCTGGATTTTGAGCACACAATTGAAGAAGACCGGATTCGGTGTTGCGTACCGTGATAACAAGTCGTATGCCAACCAGTTCAGTACCATGCAAGTTTTCGATACCAGCCGTGCGGAAAAGGTAAACTATAATTACAGCTTGTATCCGAATAAAGGGGACTTTCCGATTGAAGCATTCAAAAGCTCTCAAGCTTGGTCCGTACAACTGAACCCAGATGTCTTCGCGAAGCCTTCCCAATCGAATGTACGAGTTGAGGTTGTTCGCTCATCAGATCAACGGACGTGGGTATTAGGAGCCAATCATAAGAACAGCACTGACCCTTCAGGGGCATACTTTAATGTAAATAACGATTCGTATGCATACAATTACGCTATCATTTTCCGTCCAGATCAGATTCAGTCTTTGAAAGAAAATGACACGTTTAACATCCGAATTACAGGTCTGAAGAAGAAAGACGGCTCCAATGCCGAGATTACGTATCAAACCCGATTCTTCTCTGTAAATAAGACACAACCGAATCCGGGGGTAGACCCAGGTTCACAGGAACCTGATCCCCAAGATATCTTGGATAATTTCCTAGTTAAATTCCAATACACAGCAGACCGTACATTAAAGATTAATGGGACACTGTTGAAATATGCTAACCAAACCTTCACCTTCCAGATCTATGGACCATCACCCGATGAGAGCCATATCAGAACAGTCACTGTAAATGTAGATGCACGTGGTAGATTCGGTCTCACACTCCCTAACCTGTCCGCTTCCGATCTCAACATCTACATGAAGGTCAGCGATGATATTACCTATCTCATTACAGCGGCCGGCAACTCAAACGTGACCTACTATATTAATTAA
- a CDS encoding glycosyltransferase family 39 protein, whose amino-acid sequence MFKVIHQTLYLIMALCIGLFIASSFFLRAQYNYAMYGDNPILETQQWDIFIPIIIVLLVSSILLYRLCLTLDKFRPKVVIPVVLLCSFVVQVGIIFLFPRVPTDDSQTVLSLAMNMLYEQDYSSFETGGYLHMFPFNFSIVLYLKTLLYLFPDNYLVIKLFNIFFSLVTTYMVYLIYKQLNRRSTARDYGILIFAATYLPSLFMNNLIYNDVIATAFFTTSLYCLIRFTKKTSWSMLIIAAVLLAIGNYFRSVGAVILIAAILYILLNWRNIGVKKVIASIGILAILFNVPSWTQNAVLQSTHTVEGSVNENSAPIYMWLNMGINLERFGFWDNMESYRIYQREANYNQATSVELFKQEIERKLSEASLGELAEMYYKKVIWTWTEGTYQMDRYGIGNESGTDMGRGRGGGAGIAGSYSYTNPMTELFAGDSPYRVGVLWIVYVMNFLMYCFILIRVIGAIRAKRYDEVSLILVILGFIGFYILWEIKSRYIYPVYPLLIVLSYMGFKDVYDFVLRGKIDWKPASQTSLGKG is encoded by the coding sequence ATGTTTAAGGTGATTCATCAGACGCTCTATCTCATTATGGCGTTATGTATTGGGCTATTTATCGCTTCGTCCTTCTTTCTCCGGGCGCAGTACAATTACGCCATGTATGGAGATAATCCCATATTAGAGACGCAGCAATGGGATATATTCATTCCAATCATTATCGTACTACTCGTATCTAGCATCCTGCTCTACAGACTCTGCCTGACATTGGATAAATTCCGCCCCAAGGTTGTCATTCCTGTGGTGTTACTTTGTTCGTTTGTCGTACAAGTAGGGATTATTTTCCTGTTCCCGCGTGTGCCTACAGATGATTCACAGACCGTGTTATCTCTGGCGATGAACATGCTCTATGAACAGGACTATTCCTCGTTTGAGACGGGTGGATATCTGCATATGTTTCCATTCAATTTCTCAATCGTGCTGTATTTAAAAACGTTGCTCTACTTGTTTCCAGACAACTATCTGGTTATTAAGCTATTTAATATTTTCTTTTCACTCGTAACGACCTATATGGTCTATCTGATCTATAAACAATTGAATCGCAGATCCACAGCGCGTGATTATGGCATTCTAATCTTTGCAGCGACGTATCTTCCGTCGTTATTTATGAACAATCTGATCTATAACGATGTGATTGCGACCGCATTTTTTACAACTTCCTTATATTGCTTGATCCGATTTACGAAAAAAACTTCGTGGAGCATGTTGATCATAGCTGCTGTTCTATTGGCGATCGGTAACTATTTCCGAAGTGTTGGTGCGGTCATCCTGATTGCTGCTATTCTGTATATCCTGCTGAACTGGCGCAATATTGGAGTCAAAAAAGTTATAGCATCCATCGGCATACTGGCTATTCTATTTAACGTTCCAAGCTGGACGCAGAATGCAGTGTTGCAATCGACGCATACCGTTGAAGGATCCGTGAATGAGAACTCGGCACCGATCTACATGTGGCTCAATATGGGGATTAATCTGGAACGATTCGGATTCTGGGACAATATGGAGAGTTATCGAATCTATCAGAGAGAGGCGAACTACAATCAAGCAACAAGTGTAGAGCTATTCAAGCAAGAGATTGAGAGGAAGTTATCCGAGGCAAGCTTAGGTGAACTGGCGGAAATGTACTATAAGAAGGTCATATGGACGTGGACTGAGGGTACCTATCAGATGGATCGATATGGAATCGGTAATGAAAGTGGGACGGACATGGGAAGAGGTAGAGGTGGGGGTGCAGGAATTGCAGGCTCCTACAGTTATACGAATCCAATGACAGAATTATTTGCAGGAGATTCGCCGTACCGAGTTGGTGTGTTATGGATCGTATATGTCATGAACTTCTTGATGTATTGTTTCATCCTGATTCGGGTGATTGGTGCGATACGTGCCAAGAGATACGATGAGGTTTCGCTGATATTAGTGATTCTAGGGTTTATCGGATTCTATATCTTGTGGGAGATCAAGTCGAGGTACATTTATCCGGTATATCCGCTGCTCATTGTGCTGTCCTACATGGGATTCAAGGATGTATATGACTTCGTACTTCGAGGAAAAATCGACTGGAAACCAGCTTCACAGACTTCCCTAGGAAAAGGGTGA
- a CDS encoding phosphotransferase enzyme family protein, with the protein MLKLKYLFHNHDLAEMILKQWDYDAESLDMFQHYRISSNAVYPFRFQEEVRLLRFAPVDEKDKSNIEAELAFLHELHRHQYGALEAVPAHNGEELVQVHTPWGAYYASVFKRVPGISLARVELDEGIVHGYGQALGKLHNLSRQYVPEHTGRWTYTEVLDWMQGVLEEFSDETKALDEVNAVRTVLASWPVTKENFGLIHYDFELDNVFYDQANHAFYAIDFDDAMVHWYAMDVQQSLDSLQEEIEPEHWERMKQSFMQGYWSVSEETVDMETMFPVCRRFANLYGYVRILRSTSQQWAHEPEWMCGLRERLEKSLVEKAKLFAQPLS; encoded by the coding sequence ATGTTAAAATTAAAATATTTATTCCACAACCATGATCTTGCCGAGATGATATTGAAGCAATGGGACTATGATGCTGAGTCGCTCGATATGTTCCAACATTACCGGATATCGTCGAATGCGGTGTACCCGTTCCGATTTCAAGAGGAGGTTCGGTTGCTTCGTTTTGCACCTGTGGACGAAAAGGATAAATCGAATATAGAAGCCGAATTAGCATTCCTGCATGAGCTTCACCGACATCAATATGGAGCGCTGGAGGCTGTTCCGGCACATAACGGGGAGGAGCTTGTTCAGGTTCATACACCGTGGGGAGCCTATTATGCATCGGTGTTCAAGCGGGTTCCAGGGATATCACTTGCTCGTGTTGAACTGGATGAGGGGATTGTTCACGGTTATGGTCAGGCACTAGGCAAGCTGCACAACTTGTCCCGTCAATACGTGCCAGAGCATACGGGTCGCTGGACTTATACAGAAGTGCTGGATTGGATGCAAGGTGTGTTAGAGGAGTTTTCGGATGAAACAAAGGCTTTAGATGAGGTCAATGCTGTGAGGACGGTGTTAGCATCCTGGCCTGTAACAAAGGAGAACTTCGGTCTCATTCATTATGATTTTGAATTGGATAATGTATTTTATGATCAGGCGAATCATGCCTTTTATGCCATTGATTTCGATGATGCTATGGTTCACTGGTATGCGATGGATGTGCAGCAATCATTGGATAGTTTACAGGAGGAGATTGAGCCAGAGCACTGGGAGCGGATGAAACAATCCTTTATGCAGGGGTATTGGTCTGTATCCGAAGAAACGGTTGATATGGAGACGATGTTTCCGGTATGTCGCCGCTTCGCCAACCTGTACGGCTATGTACGTATACTTCGATCTACCTCTCAGCAATGGGCGCATGAGCCTGAGTGGATGTGTGGATTGCGGGAGAGGCTGGAGAAGTCATTGGTAGAAAAAGCGAAGCTATTCGCTCAACCGCTATCGTAG
- a CDS encoding helix-turn-helix domain-containing protein yields the protein MNHDQLDVKLRTLTDSEIRYKAQPAAAALSSSYNLIDKKNYEGQEVYVFADVIAIKDNIMISKHTRFAEVPPHIHTFIELSFVYSGQCSQIINGKKVTLKQGQICIVDTGVPHAILPTSEEDIIINILIRKEYFTSSFLSKLSNNGILSHFLGNAISDRQNHNRYIIFHSENNTNVPLLMRQLLCEYYEPSLGSSDIMNSYMLLIFYELLRVFQYDTNRPGTLTQSKVTIIEILKYIDQHYMDCTLTSTAEHFNFNPNYLSTMIKKTTGQSFKELVQREKLNYCSFLLANTDRPIYEIANSTGHSNLNFFYKKFQSHFGITPQQYREQHMVRLPE from the coding sequence GTGAATCACGATCAATTAGATGTTAAACTTCGCACGCTTACAGACAGCGAAATTCGTTACAAGGCTCAACCTGCTGCTGCTGCTCTATCTTCCTCCTACAATTTAATAGATAAAAAAAACTATGAAGGGCAGGAAGTTTACGTATTTGCAGATGTCATAGCAATAAAAGACAATATCATGATATCTAAGCACACACGTTTTGCTGAGGTTCCACCTCACATTCACACCTTTATTGAGCTAAGCTTTGTCTATTCAGGGCAATGTTCGCAGATTATTAATGGGAAAAAGGTCACCTTGAAACAAGGGCAGATTTGCATTGTCGATACGGGTGTTCCGCACGCGATTCTGCCTACATCAGAAGAGGATATCATCATCAATATCCTGATTCGTAAGGAGTATTTCACCTCTTCATTTCTAAGCAAGCTGTCGAACAACGGCATATTATCCCACTTTCTAGGCAATGCGATCTCTGATCGACAGAACCACAACAGGTACATTATTTTTCACTCAGAGAACAATACCAACGTCCCACTCCTGATGAGACAACTGCTCTGTGAGTACTATGAGCCCTCATTAGGCTCTTCCGATATCATGAATTCTTATATGCTGTTGATCTTCTATGAGCTGCTGCGGGTGTTCCAATATGACACGAATCGTCCAGGCACGTTGACCCAAAGTAAAGTGACCATCATTGAAATATTGAAATACATCGACCAACATTATATGGACTGTACGCTCACATCCACCGCAGAACACTTCAACTTCAATCCCAATTACTTGTCCACTATGATCAAAAAAACAACAGGCCAATCCTTCAAGGAGCTTGTCCAACGCGAGAAGCTTAACTACTGCTCATTCTTGCTCGCCAATACAGATCGCCCTATCTATGAAATTGCAAACAGTACAGGGCACAGCAACCTCAATTTTTTCTATAAAAAATTTCAGAGTCATTTCGGTATAACACCACAGCAATATCGGGAACAGCACATGGTTAGGCTGCCAGAGTAA
- a CDS encoding glycosyl hydrolase, protein MRKLTEVLEKKESNYILPFFWQHGEEEHVLREHMQIIDESGIKAVCVESRPHPDFVGPRWWTDLDIIMDEARERNMKVWILDDSHFPTGYAAGRIKSDYPQYQKQFLKVHQQDLVGPQNQAGIMVKWALQRPGQRGISVGIEQLDSDQEKSEQLEAFSAKDRIVGVVAARKIAPDEIDPDSLINLTPHLNGGTVHWDLPEGRWRIFTLVLTYEGGEQATEGYLNPIVPEATQVLIDTVYEAHYERYKHDFGSTLAGFFSDEPRFGNIKGPMASIGRLDMVLPWREDLPELLKEQLADEDVIRLLPLLWANAGSRGHEMRYHYMNLITALYAEHFTARLGDWCREHRVEYIGHVIEDNNAHARLGYGAGHFYRSLWGQDMSGLDVVLHQILPGMDDGYFKSFTSTGWDGEFFHYGLAKMGASLGHLDPKKQGRTMCEVYGAYGFGEGLKLMKWLTDHMLVRGVNHFVPHAFSPKKYPDPDCPPHWYANGHDPQYRYLPTLTHYMNRVSHLLSDGVHVAPAAILYHAEAEWSGEYMLFQKPARELTQHQIDFDIVPAELVISAQASDGKLQMNGEQFSALIIPYAEALPSDLMAQLLVLAEAGLRVYFVQGMPERSSEGEDGSAVLSALAQHERVSIVGLDELSARMQREAMHEISVSEYQPYLRYYHYRHKDGDIYMFFNEDPAQSLETTVEIPVQEGLNEWVIYDAFANTLRPLHVRVDGAKHTFTLRLDKYESAMIVQGSGVMNQITAGLETNGAYEQVQEITGTWNISLAKAMQYPEFTTYGQAVELTSLAVPERRPDFSGTVRYEIDFDLHEVPDRARLVIKEPYEVAQVWLNGYDIGTRICPPYAYEASGCLQLTGNRLVIEVTNTLVKEQQDFLSQFLIQEPTGIVGHVYLQY, encoded by the coding sequence ATGAGAAAGCTAACTGAGGTATTGGAAAAGAAAGAGAGTAACTATATTCTGCCCTTCTTCTGGCAGCATGGTGAGGAAGAGCATGTACTGCGTGAACATATGCAGATCATTGACGAGAGTGGCATCAAGGCTGTGTGTGTAGAATCACGTCCGCATCCGGACTTTGTGGGTCCGCGCTGGTGGACAGATCTGGACATCATCATGGATGAGGCACGAGAACGCAACATGAAAGTGTGGATTTTAGATGACTCCCATTTTCCGACGGGGTATGCCGCGGGGAGGATCAAGAGCGATTATCCCCAGTATCAGAAGCAATTTCTGAAAGTCCATCAACAGGACTTGGTTGGTCCACAAAATCAGGCAGGCATAATGGTGAAGTGGGCACTGCAAAGACCAGGGCAGAGAGGCATTAGTGTTGGTATCGAGCAATTGGATTCGGATCAGGAGAAGAGTGAACAGCTGGAAGCTTTCTCGGCTAAAGATCGCATTGTAGGTGTGGTGGCGGCTCGCAAAATTGCACCCGATGAGATCGATCCTGACTCACTCATTAATCTGACTCCCCACTTGAATGGAGGAACCGTTCATTGGGATCTGCCTGAAGGGCGCTGGAGAATTTTCACCCTGGTTCTAACCTATGAGGGCGGTGAGCAGGCAACGGAAGGATATCTGAATCCGATTGTACCAGAAGCAACACAGGTGCTGATTGACACCGTGTATGAAGCGCATTATGAACGATATAAGCATGATTTTGGCTCGACTCTGGCTGGTTTCTTCTCTGACGAGCCGCGATTCGGCAATATAAAAGGACCGATGGCTTCCATCGGACGTCTAGATATGGTTTTACCATGGCGAGAGGATCTTCCTGAACTGTTAAAGGAACAGCTTGCGGATGAGGATGTTATTCGCTTGTTACCTCTATTATGGGCGAATGCAGGTTCAAGAGGTCATGAAATGCGCTATCACTATATGAATCTGATCACGGCGTTATACGCAGAGCATTTCACAGCAAGATTGGGCGATTGGTGCAGGGAACATCGTGTGGAGTATATTGGGCATGTCATCGAGGACAATAATGCTCATGCCAGATTAGGTTATGGAGCGGGTCACTTCTACCGGAGTTTATGGGGACAAGATATGTCAGGCCTAGACGTTGTGCTGCATCAGATCTTGCCGGGAATGGATGATGGGTATTTCAAGTCCTTTACCTCCACGGGATGGGACGGTGAGTTCTTCCATTACGGATTGGCGAAGATGGGGGCCTCTCTGGGACATCTCGATCCGAAGAAACAAGGGCGTACGATGTGTGAGGTATACGGCGCATATGGGTTTGGGGAAGGGCTTAAGCTGATGAAATGGCTTACGGATCATATGCTTGTCAGAGGTGTGAATCACTTTGTACCCCATGCATTCTCACCGAAAAAGTATCCTGATCCTGATTGCCCACCACATTGGTATGCGAATGGGCATGATCCTCAATACCGTTACTTGCCAACGCTCACACATTATATGAATAGAGTTAGTCATCTGTTATCAGACGGTGTGCATGTCGCACCAGCAGCAATTCTGTATCATGCCGAAGCGGAATGGTCTGGCGAATATATGCTGTTCCAGAAACCAGCGCGAGAGCTTACACAGCATCAGATTGATTTTGATATTGTGCCTGCTGAACTGGTTATATCGGCGCAAGCCTCGGATGGGAAACTTCAGATGAACGGCGAACAATTCTCTGCTCTGATCATTCCATATGCAGAAGCACTGCCAAGTGATCTCATGGCACAGTTGCTTGTCTTGGCGGAAGCGGGATTGCGCGTGTACTTCGTGCAAGGGATGCCTGAACGCAGCAGTGAAGGCGAAGATGGTTCAGCAGTCTTGTCAGCCTTGGCACAGCATGAGCGTGTTAGCATCGTTGGACTGGATGAACTATCTGCTCGGATGCAGAGGGAAGCTATGCATGAAATTTCTGTATCAGAGTATCAGCCATACCTGCGCTATTATCACTACCGTCATAAGGACGGAGATATCTATATGTTCTTCAATGAAGATCCAGCACAGTCGTTGGAGACAACGGTTGAGATACCTGTGCAGGAAGGATTAAACGAATGGGTGATCTATGATGCCTTTGCTAATACACTCCGCCCGCTTCATGTGCGTGTAGATGGTGCGAAACATACGTTCACTCTGCGATTGGATAAGTATGAATCGGCAATGATTGTTCAAGGTTCAGGAGTAATGAATCAGATCACAGCTGGTTTAGAGACGAACGGAGCTTACGAGCAGGTACAGGAGATTACAGGAACGTGGAATATCTCTTTGGCGAAAGCGATGCAATACCCGGAATTTACAACCTATGGGCAGGCTGTAGAGCTAACTTCTCTCGCTGTCCCAGAGCGACGACCAGACTTCTCAGGCACCGTTCGATATGAGATTGATTTTGATCTACATGAGGTTCCTGACCGTGCACGACTAGTCATTAAAGAACCATATGAAGTGGCCCAAGTTTGGTTGAATGGTTATGACATTGGAACACGAATTTGCCCGCCGTACGCATATGAAGCAAGCGGATGTCTACAATTGACGGGCAATCGACTTGTCATCGAAGTAACCAATACTCTGGTGAAAGAGCAGCAGGATTTCCTATCCCAGTTCCTAATTCAGGAGCCAACAGGGATCGTAGGTCACGTTTATTTACAATACTGA
- a CDS encoding PTS transporter subunit EIIC, with amino-acid sequence MDHRQLATDVLRSVGGKENINKVTHCVTRLRFELKNNKIPNAEEIKKMDGVLTVIQQGGQYQVVIGNQVVPVFNELSSLLGDLGESNSSDDVQGEKKNLFDRFTSMISGVFMPIMGALAASGIIKGLLACLSAFGVLTATDGTYIVLNAIGDTLFYFFPVFLGASAAKYFGLNQYIGMVIGGSMVYPSLLSFVGSEQQLTFLSLPMNIMNYTSSVFPAIVAVWFASLLNRVIEKRIAQGFRYFLAPFIVLLITVPLTLFIIGPVISYLSNGLADITTAIYNFNPVLAGLVLGGPWILIVMFGLHWAFIPIFINNMATIGYDSVMGLLAANQFAMAGAALAFGLRAKDKQMRTLGISTGGTTLLGVSEPALYGCYFHRKNR; translated from the coding sequence ATGGATCATCGTCAACTGGCAACGGATGTATTACGCAGTGTCGGAGGCAAGGAGAACATCAATAAAGTTACTCACTGTGTTACCCGTTTGAGATTTGAGTTGAAAAATAACAAAATCCCTAATGCTGAGGAAATCAAGAAAATGGATGGTGTGCTCACTGTCATTCAGCAAGGTGGGCAATATCAGGTTGTCATAGGAAATCAAGTTGTGCCTGTATTCAACGAGCTGTCATCCCTTCTAGGGGACCTAGGGGAGTCTAATTCGTCCGATGATGTACAGGGTGAGAAAAAGAATCTGTTCGACCGCTTCACATCGATGATCTCCGGTGTATTCATGCCAATTATGGGAGCGCTTGCAGCGAGCGGTATTATTAAAGGTTTGTTAGCGTGTCTGTCTGCGTTTGGTGTTTTAACTGCCACGGATGGAACCTATATTGTGTTAAACGCGATCGGAGATACACTGTTCTATTTCTTCCCCGTATTTTTAGGCGCCTCTGCAGCCAAGTACTTTGGTCTTAATCAATATATCGGTATGGTTATTGGCGGTTCAATGGTATACCCTTCATTGCTGAGTTTTGTAGGTTCCGAGCAGCAGTTGACCTTCCTTAGCCTTCCGATGAATATCATGAATTACACCTCATCCGTATTTCCAGCGATTGTAGCAGTCTGGTTCGCATCGCTGCTGAATCGCGTAATTGAAAAGCGTATAGCTCAAGGCTTCCGTTATTTCCTGGCTCCATTCATCGTGTTATTAATAACTGTTCCACTAACCTTATTTATCATTGGTCCTGTAATATCGTACCTCAGTAACGGGTTAGCGGACATTACTACAGCCATTTACAATTTTAATCCTGTTCTCGCTGGGCTTGTATTGGGTGGACCTTGGATTCTAATTGTTATGTTTGGATTACATTGGGCATTTATTCCGATCTTTATTAACAATATGGCAACCATCGGCTATGACTCCGTTATGGGCTTGCTGGCAGCCAATCAGTTTGCCATGGCAGGAGCGGCATTGGCTTTTGGACTGAGAGCCAAAGATAAACAAATGAGAACGTTAGGTATTTCTACGGGAGGAACTACTTTGCTAGGTGTGAGTGAGCCGGCGTTGTACGGGTGTTACTTCCACAGAAAAAACCGCTAG
- a CDS encoding glucose PTS transporter subunit IIA: protein MLLPQKKPLVMAIIGGSVGGVIGGAFLSKVYAFAPSGVFGIPGAVNPQGVDAGFYGYVLQMAVGLVVGFILTYLWGYKPRNVSTKSESDTHGAIADAESVKEVHATQHSSASVQSVTALTVHSPLSGQVVPLANVADEAFASEAMGKGVAIIPSAGTVVSPVDGVVATITKSKHAIAVIGNDGVEVLIHVGMDTVKLKGEGFTLHVKEGDQVHVGDVLMEVDLVLIQNKGFDIVTPVIITNSGSYASVSGFEAETITTGTPIILIKP, encoded by the coding sequence GTGTTACTTCCACAGAAAAAACCGCTAGTTATGGCGATTATCGGTGGTAGTGTGGGTGGAGTCATCGGTGGAGCTTTCTTGTCCAAGGTATATGCCTTTGCTCCATCTGGCGTATTTGGTATTCCAGGTGCCGTCAACCCGCAAGGTGTTGATGCGGGGTTCTACGGTTACGTTTTGCAGATGGCGGTAGGTCTTGTTGTGGGCTTCATCTTAACGTATTTGTGGGGATATAAACCTCGGAATGTATCCACCAAGTCAGAGTCAGACACACATGGAGCAATAGCAGATGCGGAATCTGTAAAAGAAGTTCATGCAACACAGCATAGTTCAGCTTCAGTTCAGTCAGTAACGGCGTTGACAGTGCATAGCCCACTGTCTGGTCAGGTAGTTCCACTTGCCAATGTGGCTGATGAAGCTTTCGCAAGTGAAGCAATGGGCAAGGGAGTGGCAATTATTCCGTCCGCGGGAACCGTTGTCTCTCCGGTAGATGGCGTAGTAGCAACGATAACCAAGTCCAAACATGCAATTGCTGTCATTGGTAACGATGGGGTAGAGGTACTCATCCATGTCGGAATGGATACTGTCAAACTGAAGGGTGAAGGCTTTACTCTCCATGTGAAGGAAGGAGATCAGGTTCATGTTGGCGATGTGTTGATGGAGGTCGATTTAGTGCTGATCCAAAATAAAGGCTTTGATATCGTTACTCCAGTAATCATCACGAATTCTGGCAGCTATGCATCAGTGAGTGGATTCGAAGCGGAAACAATTACCACAGGGACACCAATAATCTTAATTAAACCATAG
- a CDS encoding GyrI-like domain-containing protein, with translation MNVKYNVIEQQALTFAGIKRTFSCVDGENLRGIPQMWQEALAEGIEDRLGELNNGVIPGLVGICVDQRQLHDGQMEYWIATSHSGEVPAGMYGIELPAVKWVVFEAEELAPEAIQRLWTYIISEWFPTGSYEHAGIPELEVYSGDGAPPQVWIPVKS, from the coding sequence ATGAATGTAAAGTATAACGTTATTGAGCAGCAGGCTCTTACTTTTGCCGGGATCAAACGAACCTTCTCTTGCGTAGACGGTGAGAATCTTAGAGGCATTCCTCAAATGTGGCAAGAAGCTCTAGCTGAGGGGATTGAGGATCGACTGGGCGAGTTGAATAACGGGGTAATCCCTGGCTTGGTGGGTATCTGTGTAGATCAGAGGCAATTACATGACGGGCAAATGGAGTACTGGATTGCTACCTCTCATTCGGGTGAAGTTCCAGCAGGCATGTATGGAATAGAGCTTCCTGCGGTGAAATGGGTTGTATTTGAAGCAGAAGAACTTGCGCCAGAAGCGATACAGCGCTTGTGGACATATATTATCTCTGAATGGTTCCCTACAGGTTCTTATGAGCATGCAGGCATTCCGGAACTTGAAGTATACAGTGGTGACGGTGCTCCGCCCCAAGTGTGGATACCTGTAAAGTCGTAA
- a CDS encoding CBS domain-containing protein → MEISYFLLPKAEVAYIKSSASMKDAIEQLEAQHYTAIPVIDQDGKYVATLSEGDLLWKMRSTPGLTFDNMDQVEVHEINNRVYNECVYIEAEMEDMLTLAADQNFVPVVDVDRVFLGIIRRKDIIEYYTRNISD, encoded by the coding sequence ATGGAAATCAGCTATTTTTTACTCCCCAAAGCCGAAGTGGCCTATATCAAGTCTTCTGCTTCCATGAAGGATGCAATCGAGCAGCTTGAAGCGCAGCATTATACTGCCATACCCGTAATTGATCAGGATGGAAAATATGTTGCTACCCTGTCCGAAGGTGACTTGTTATGGAAAATGCGAAGTACGCCTGGATTGACTTTTGATAATATGGATCAGGTTGAGGTACATGAGATTAACAATCGTGTATACAATGAATGCGTATACATCGAGGCCGAAATGGAGGATATGCTGACATTGGCAGCGGATCAAAATTTCGTACCTGTTGTTGATGTGGATCGTGTGTTCCTTGGCATCATCCGTCGTAAAGACATTATCGAATACTATACGCGCAATATCTCTGATTAG